From a region of the Lactuca sativa cultivar Salinas chromosome 4, Lsat_Salinas_v11, whole genome shotgun sequence genome:
- the LOC111887520 gene encoding protein FAR1-RELATED SEQUENCE 5-like: protein MEGHPFIRRLSVDETRLVEDLTRKNLPPRDILSTLKGQNENNVSVIQTVYNAQQKIRRQEQAGKTPMQVLMSILHTNNYLYKFTTGDSNELENLFFVHPTSWKIWRAFPHVLMIDTTYKTNKYNKPLVEIVGVTSTRKTFSVGFAFIHREKEANYTWVLNCVKSILDNCMDPRVIITDRELALINEYETVFSDATQQLCR from the coding sequence ATGGAGGGTCATCCGTTCATAAGACGGTTATCTGTTGACGAGACTCGATTGGtggaagatctaacaagaaagaACTTGCCGCCACGTGATATTTTGTCAACCTTGAAGGGGCAAAACGAAAATAATGTATCGGTAATTCAAACGGTATATAACGCACAACAAAAGATTCGCAGGCAAGAGCAAGCAGGAAAAACTCCAATGCAGGTTCTTATGTCAATTTTGCACACCAACAATTATTTATATAAGTTTACTACAGGCGATTCAAATGAGTTGGAGAATCTATTTTTCGTTCATCCAACGTCTTGGAAGATATGGCGTGCATTTCCACATGTGTTGATGATAGATACCACTTACAAAACGAACAAATATAATAAGCCGCTTGTAGAAATTGTTGGTGTGACCTCAACTCGAAAAACATTCTCTGTAGGTTTTGCCTTTATACATAGAGAAAAGGAGGCCAACTATACTTGGGTGTTAAACTGTGTAAAGTCAATACTCGATAATTGTATGGACCCACGTGTAATAATCACAGATAGAGAGTTGGCACTTATCAATGAATATGAAACAGTGTTTTCGGATGCGACACAACAACTTTGTAGATGA